From the genome of Scytonema hofmannii PCC 7110, one region includes:
- a CDS encoding CHASE2 domain-containing protein, translating into MNKQVSKHLLRSLLAVQQGLYRVIGKESLTAISVTICILLLRSLGFMQSSEWTALDYFFQMRPQESLEERITIVAIDEASLRHTGSWPIPDGDIAQLIQKIQHHQPRAIGLDIYRDLGVEPGHPELVDTLKSVPNIVGIELLSNNNKNTSVAPSPSLRQLDQVGFNNIVYDADGKVRRNILYWHVNNEPRESFSLKLAFLYLKHEGITPKKAENNPNSLQLGDAMLNRFQSNDGGYVGADDGGYQIISNFPKAGCSNSKEDDCHFRTVSMRDVLTKSVSESLFKDRIVLIGSTAPSVQDFALIPYSSRLIGTAKPVAGVELQAYFISELISAARDRRPLLKVWSDCVEYAWIFACAYIGVIIKWRMRGTSVRFLSILFSGLALTSTAYWALLFGWWIPIVPGLFALSGSAIAITYQMAYRQEELKRSKEFLHQVINTIPDPIFVKNEKHQWIVLNEAYCELIGHPKDALLEKSDYDFFPKHEANVFRASDELIFHNQQPQENEEEFTDASGNTHLISTKRSLHKDAAGNFFLVGVIRDITKRKLIEEELRRSATELLRINQELKVKEDHLRYIAYHDPLTGLPNRKFFLEQLQESLEWAQDNNLLVGLLFIDLDGFKQINDTLGHEIGDRLLVTIAQRLNNSLRSSDTVARLGGDEFTVIVRAIPKVQAAARVADKILATLAEPIVLEGNITKISASIGISIYPIDSHDSETLIRQADTAMYRAKLLGKNRYEFL; encoded by the coding sequence CGGTGCAACAAGGATTGTATAGGGTAATAGGCAAAGAATCACTGACGGCTATTAGCGTGACAATATGTATTTTATTGTTACGCTCCCTTGGATTCATGCAATCCTCAGAGTGGACTGCATTGGACTATTTTTTTCAGATGCGTCCGCAGGAATCACTAGAAGAACGCATTACTATTGTAGCAATTGATGAAGCTTCTTTACGACATACAGGTTCGTGGCCCATTCCAGATGGCGATATTGCCCAACTCATACAAAAAATACAACACCACCAACCTCGGGCTATTGGCTTGGATATCTACCGAGATCTTGGTGTAGAACCGGGTCATCCAGAATTAGTTGATACGTTGAAATCAGTACCAAATATAGTTGGTATTGAACTCTTGTCAAATAACAACAAAAATACCAGTGTTGCACCCTCACCATCACTCCGTCAGCTTGACCAAGTGGGTTTTAACAATATTGTGTACGATGCCGATGGCAAAGTGCGGCGAAATATTTTATACTGGCACGTTAATAATGAGCCACGCGAAAGCTTTTCCTTAAAACTTGCTTTTCTTTATTTAAAGCACGAAGGTATTACTCCCAAAAAAGCAGAAAACAACCCTAATTCTTTACAATTGGGCGATGCCATGCTTAACCGTTTTCAATCTAACGATGGTGGCTACGTAGGAGCAGATGATGGTGGCTATCAAATTATATCAAACTTTCCCAAAGCCGGATGCAGCAATTCTAAAGAAGATGATTGTCATTTCCGTACAGTGTCAATGCGTGATGTCTTAACCAAGAGCGTGTCAGAAAGCTTGTTTAAAGACCGCATTGTACTGATTGGTTCAACAGCACCCAGTGTCCAAGATTTTGCTTTAATCCCCTACTCTAGCCGTTTGATAGGTACGGCAAAGCCTGTAGCAGGTGTTGAACTACAAGCTTATTTTATCAGCGAGTTAATTTCGGCAGCACGCGATCGCAGACCTTTACTCAAAGTTTGGTCTGACTGTGTAGAATATGCGTGGATTTTTGCTTGCGCTTATATTGGCGTCATCATTAAATGGCGAATGCGAGGTACAAGCGTTAGATTCTTAAGTATTTTATTTTCGGGACTCGCACTTACAAGCACTGCTTATTGGGCTTTGCTATTTGGTTGGTGGATACCAATAGTACCTGGGTTGTTCGCTTTAAGTGGTTCAGCGATCGCCATCACTTACCAGATGGCATATCGTCAAGAAGAGTTAAAACGTTCTAAAGAATTTTTGCATCAAGTCATCAACACAATACCAGATCCAATTTTCGTCAAAAATGAAAAACATCAGTGGATTGTTCTAAACGAGGCGTACTGCGAATTGATTGGTCATCCCAAAGATGCATTATTAGAAAAGTCTGACTATGACTTTTTCCCCAAACATGAAGCCAATGTTTTTCGAGCCTCGGATGAGTTAATCTTTCACAACCAGCAACCTCAAGAAAACGAAGAAGAATTTACAGATGCTAGTGGAAATACCCACCTAATTTCAACTAAACGTTCTCTTCACAAAGATGCAGCTGGCAATTTCTTTTTGGTGGGAGTGATTCGAGACATTACTAAACGCAAACTGATAGAAGAAGAACTGCGACGTTCTGCGACAGAATTATTACGTATCAACCAAGAGTTAAAAGTTAAAGAAGACCATTTGCGCTACATAGCATATCATGACCCTCTCACCGGTCTACCAAATCGCAAGTTTTTTCTCGAACAGCTTCAGGAGTCCTTGGAATGGGCGCAAGACAACAATTTATTAGTGGGGCTACTTTTTATCGATCTAGATGGTTTTAAGCAAATCAACGATACTTTAGGGCATGAAATAGGCGATCGTCTTTTAGTTACCATAGCCCAACGGTTAAATAACTCCCTACGCAGTAGCGATACTGTTGCTCGTTTGGGAGGGGATGAATTCACCGTCATTGTACGAGCAATTCCAAAAGTCCAAGCTGCAGCCAGAGTAGCCGACAAGATTTTAGCAACTCTTGCCGAGCCAATTGTTTTGGAAGGTAATATTACCAAAATTTCTGCCAGTATAGGCATCAGTATATATCCAATCGACAGCCACGACAGTGAAACACTGATTAGACAAGCAGACACTGCCATGTATCGTGCCAAGCTCCTCGGCAAAAACCGCTACGAATTTCTTTGA
- the nadB gene encoding L-aspartate oxidase: MTTNLKSEFDVIVVGAGAAGLYTALCIPADLKIGLITKETLSLSASDWAQGGIAAAIAPQDSPSFHVEDTIRAGVGLCDVEAVEFLANKAPSCIESLIKLGVAFDRHGNELALTLEAAHSRNRVLHSADTTGREVITTLTNQVLQRQNIQVIQQALALNLWLEPETNRCQGISLFYQGAVTWVKAPAVVLATGGGGQVFAQTTNPAVSTGDGVAMGWRVGAILRDLEFVQFHPTALTKPGRFLISEAVRGEGAHLIDREGRRFAFDYHPSGELAPRDVVSRAIFTHLQRTSADLATASVWLDMRPIPAEKIRYRFPNIIKVCKHWGIDVFSEPIPVAPAAHYWMGGIVTDLMNRTNIPGLYAVGETASTGVHGANRLASNSLLECIVFGAEMAHLKDEVRKIKDELKESHFFLHPLSFILSESEWAYQQEYLEELRQKIPRLVWENAGICREQSGMEAAIATVESWQREIATLPITQFLKSLQPTQSATLNLPNVERQIRLWAETDNLLDVAYLILKSAAFRTESRGGHYRRDYPHSDPNWQVHTLVQHTKWWKSSI; encoded by the coding sequence GTGACGACCAACTTAAAAAGCGAATTTGATGTCATAGTAGTCGGTGCTGGTGCTGCTGGATTGTATACAGCACTTTGTATACCTGCCGATTTGAAAATAGGTTTGATTACTAAAGAAACACTTTCTCTGTCTGCCAGTGATTGGGCGCAAGGAGGTATTGCTGCTGCGATCGCACCCCAAGATTCTCCTTCTTTTCACGTTGAAGATACCATACGGGCAGGTGTGGGTTTGTGCGATGTAGAAGCTGTAGAATTTCTCGCTAACAAAGCCCCTAGCTGTATTGAATCTCTCATCAAATTAGGTGTTGCTTTCGATCGTCATGGCAACGAACTCGCATTAACTTTGGAAGCTGCCCATTCCCGCAATCGCGTTCTTCATTCTGCAGACACAACTGGTAGGGAAGTTATCACAACTCTGACAAACCAAGTTCTGCAACGCCAAAATATTCAGGTTATTCAACAAGCTTTGGCTTTGAATCTGTGGCTGGAACCTGAGACAAATCGGTGTCAGGGAATTAGTCTTTTTTATCAAGGTGCAGTCACATGGGTGAAAGCACCTGCTGTGGTTTTAGCCACAGGTGGTGGTGGTCAAGTTTTTGCTCAAACCACAAACCCGGCTGTGAGCACGGGAGATGGCGTGGCGATGGGATGGCGGGTTGGGGCTATTCTTCGAGATTTAGAGTTTGTCCAGTTTCATCCGACAGCCCTTACAAAACCCGGACGCTTTCTCATTAGCGAAGCTGTACGTGGTGAAGGCGCACATCTAATCGATCGCGAAGGACGGCGTTTTGCATTTGACTATCACCCATCTGGTGAACTTGCTCCCAGAGATGTTGTCAGTCGTGCAATTTTCACTCACTTGCAACGCACTTCAGCCGATTTGGCAACAGCTAGTGTGTGGTTGGATATGCGCCCGATTCCTGCTGAAAAGATTCGCTATCGTTTCCCTAATATCATCAAAGTTTGTAAACATTGGGGCATTGACGTTTTCTCAGAACCAATACCAGTTGCTCCCGCCGCTCATTATTGGATGGGTGGTATTGTCACAGATCTCATGAACCGGACAAACATTCCCGGTTTGTATGCTGTGGGAGAAACTGCAAGTACTGGAGTACATGGAGCAAATCGTCTTGCTAGTAATTCCCTGTTGGAGTGTATAGTGTTTGGAGCAGAAATGGCCCATTTGAAGGATGAAGTGAGAAAGATAAAGGATGAACTTAAAGAATCTCATTTTTTCCTTCATCCTTTATCCTTTATCCTTTCTGAAAGCGAGTGGGCTTATCAGCAAGAATATTTAGAAGAACTGCGGCAAAAAATACCGCGTTTGGTGTGGGAAAATGCTGGTATATGTCGGGAACAGTCTGGGATGGAAGCTGCGATCGCGACTGTTGAATCTTGGCAACGGGAAATTGCTACGTTGCCAATCACTCAATTCTTAAAATCTTTACAGCCGACACAATCGGCTACCTTAAATTTACCGAATGTTGAACGGCAAATACGATTGTGGGCAGAAACAGACAATCTGCTTGATGTTGCTTATCTAATTCTTAAAAGTGCTGCCTTCAGAACTGAAAGTCGGGGAGGACATTACCGTCGCGATTATCCTCACTCAGATCCAAATTGGCAGGTACACACGCTTGTACAACATACTAAATGGTGGAAATCTTCTATCTAG
- the psbU gene encoding photosystem II complex extrinsic protein PsbU, with product MKGLVRLLTVFSLLLGCWGWLGMPQVAQAASFNSLAFHSAPVLAVEGTQGLRNRADAKLADVYGKKIDLNNTNVRAFQKYPGLYPTLARKIIKNAPYQKVEDILSIDGLSDRQKQILQANLDNFTVTDAEAAYTEGDDRFNNGIYR from the coding sequence GTGAAAGGATTGGTGCGTTTATTAACTGTTTTTAGCTTGTTACTAGGATGTTGGGGATGGTTGGGAATGCCACAAGTAGCCCAAGCCGCTAGTTTTAACAGTCTTGCTTTTCATTCCGCGCCAGTTTTGGCAGTTGAGGGAACTCAAGGTTTACGCAATCGCGCAGACGCAAAGCTGGCAGACGTGTATGGAAAAAAAATCGATCTGAACAATACCAACGTGCGAGCTTTCCAAAAGTATCCGGGATTATATCCTACCCTTGCAAGGAAAATTATCAAAAATGCTCCTTATCAAAAGGTAGAGGATATTTTGAGCATTGACGGATTGAGCGATCGCCAAAAACAAATCCTGCAGGCTAACTTGGATAACTTCACTGTGACTGACGCTGAGGCTGCATACACAGAGGGAGATGACCGCTTTAACAACGGTATCTATAGATAA
- a CDS encoding DUF3120 domain-containing protein produces the protein MPLLWKVVAQPAPLVFVAAVFLVSVPVFIEAPLVRMLPGLSLALTGGWVWLSLKLMSRPSTYIWGDLLLGFSWSWLAGSIYWGWLRWEPLWHLPVESIGLPFALWCLSRNWGKIGNFFYLGSLFGTVLTDIYFYLVDLIPFWRQIMQVEPADVSPILQSALAQVKTPWGQVWAISLALVLLTVGILPLPQRQRHWYAFSGAVLSTILVDCLFLVAAVLA, from the coding sequence ATTCCGTTGTTGTGGAAAGTTGTTGCTCAACCAGCACCCTTAGTCTTTGTGGCAGCCGTATTCTTAGTGTCTGTGCCAGTTTTTATCGAAGCCCCATTGGTGCGAATGCTACCTGGGCTGAGCTTAGCTTTAACAGGCGGTTGGGTTTGGCTGAGTCTTAAATTAATGTCACGTCCCTCAACATATATATGGGGCGATCTGTTGTTAGGGTTTAGTTGGAGTTGGCTAGCAGGCTCAATCTACTGGGGTTGGCTGCGTTGGGAACCCCTTTGGCATTTGCCTGTAGAGTCTATTGGTTTACCTTTCGCCCTATGGTGTCTGAGCCGGAATTGGGGGAAAATAGGGAATTTTTTTTACTTAGGCTCTCTATTCGGTACGGTCTTAACAGATATATACTTTTATTTAGTAGACTTAATACCTTTTTGGCGGCAAATTATGCAGGTAGAACCTGCGGATGTGTCGCCAATTTTGCAAAGTGCTCTAGCCCAGGTAAAAACTCCTTGGGGACAAGTATGGGCGATCTCTCTTGCCTTAGTGCTACTGACAGTTGGTATTTTACCTTTACCTCAACGGCAGAGGCATTGGTATGCTTTTAGTGGAGCCGTGTTAAGTACTATCTTGGTAGATTGCTTGTTTTTGGTTGCGGCTGTTCTTGCATGA
- a CDS encoding CRR6 family NdhI maturation factor codes for MTITIALHTEHINSLNLSSAISVIEKLVQEGAIASQQQQLCFDINYPLEQGDPRELSEVPEIRLWFIRLDTRYPWLPFLLDWKAGELVRYTAMLVPHQFSRREGIQYNPEALEIFLMHKLFFLTDWLKQQGIPSKARLQSMAQLLGYELDDTLFELVSG; via the coding sequence ATGACAATCACTATTGCACTCCATACCGAGCACATCAATTCCTTAAATCTCTCCTCCGCCATATCAGTTATTGAGAAACTAGTGCAAGAGGGAGCGATCGCATCTCAACAACAGCAGTTGTGCTTTGATATTAACTATCCACTAGAACAAGGCGATCCAAGAGAACTGTCTGAAGTTCCAGAAATTCGTTTGTGGTTTATCCGATTGGATACTCGCTATCCTTGGTTACCTTTTTTACTAGACTGGAAAGCCGGAGAATTAGTGCGTTATACTGCCATGCTCGTACCGCATCAATTTAGTAGGAGAGAAGGTATTCAATATAATCCTGAAGCATTAGAAATTTTTCTCATGCACAAACTGTTTTTTCTAACTGATTGGCTGAAACAACAAGGTATTCCCAGTAAAGCTCGTTTACAGTCTATGGCTCAACTCCTAGGTTATGAGCTAGACGATACTTTATTTGAATTGGTTAGTGGTTAA